A genomic window from Babylonia areolata isolate BAREFJ2019XMU chromosome 9, ASM4173473v1, whole genome shotgun sequence includes:
- the LOC143286046 gene encoding E3 ubiquitin-protein ligase znrf2-like, giving the protein MGLKLSSQNPPRLRTYSGSSPGPSDSADGISVARNGGASSSGARTRARSLGSVQTPGHSAALSIPAASGGNRNNSPDSDSSTPEEGVFAGRNLARSLPVHLFALQGIKCPVCSKSIPTDDVECHLVMCLTKPRINYNEDVLTEDKGECVICFDDLVKGDTIARLPCLCIYHKGCIDKWFEKNRSCPEHPND; this is encoded by the exons ATGGGCCTGAAGTTAAGTTCGCAAAATCCACCTCGTTTGAGGACTTACTCAGGCAGTAGCCCAGGTCCAAGTGACTCAGCTGACGGAATATCTGTGGCAAGAAATGGAGGAGCAAGTTCAAGTGGTGCCAGAACTCGAGCCCGGAGCTTGGGGAGCGTTCAGACTCCAGGACATTCTGCTGCCTTGTCCATACCGGCGGCAAGTGGTGGGAATCGAAACAACTCCCCGGATTCCGACTCGAGCACACCTGAGGAGGGGGTGTTTGCGGGGAGGAATTTGGCTCGTTCGCTCCCCGTGCATTTATTTGCCTTGCAAG GTATAAAGTGCCCTGTGTGTTCCAAGTCCATTCCAACGGATGATGTTGAGTGCCACCTTGTCATGTGTCTAACCAAACCCAGAATCAACTATAATG AGGATGTATTAACAGAAGACAAGGGGGAGTGTGTGATATGCTTTGATGATCTGGTCAAGGGGGACACAATCGCTCGCCTCCCCTGCCTCTGTATCTATCACAAAGG ATGCATTGACAAATGGTTTGAGAAGAATCGGTCCTGCCCTGAACATCCAAATGACTGA